In one window of Nodosilinea sp. PGN35 DNA:
- a CDS encoding PPC domain-containing DNA-binding protein — MESYCLRLTPGQDLKQELQAFAQNQSLEAGIMLTALGSLTQAALRFAAAPGATVIDGPLELISLSGTLSRHGMHLHGAVADAQGQVYGGHIMPGCLIRTTAEIAMAELPHLRFFRQPDPVTGYLELVVDAFP; from the coding sequence ATGGAATCCTACTGCCTCCGCCTCACCCCCGGCCAAGATCTCAAGCAAGAGCTACAGGCTTTCGCCCAGAACCAATCGCTGGAAGCCGGGATTATGCTGACGGCGCTGGGCAGCTTGACCCAGGCGGCGCTGCGGTTTGCGGCGGCCCCAGGGGCTACGGTCATCGATGGCCCGCTGGAGCTGATTTCCCTCAGCGGCACGCTGTCGCGGCACGGCATGCACTTGCACGGAGCGGTAGCCGATGCCCAGGGCCAGGTCTACGGCGGCCACATTATGCCGGGGTGTTTGATTCGCACGACGGCGGAAATTGCTATGGCTGAGCTGCCCCACCTGCGCTTCTTTCGCCAGCCCGATCCGGTTACGGGCTACCTGGAGCTGGTCGTTGATGCTTTTCCCTAA
- the era gene encoding GTPase Era — MTDSFDPVGYSAIPTPPEGFKSGFVGIVGRPNVGKSTLMNALVGQKVAITSPTAQTTRNRLRGILTNDQAQIIFVDTPGIHKPHHELGKILVKNARMAIDSVDATLFVVDGSVEAGRGDQFVAELLAHTSGPVILGVNKVDRQPEGTEAVAPLDASYQRLADAQGWPLVKFSALHETSLDTLLATLIDQLDPGPYYYPPDLVTDQPERFIMGELIREQILLNTREEVPHSVAIAVDRVEEDINITRILATIHVERESQKGILIGKKGSMLKVIGSDARQQIQKLVMGQVYLELFVKVVPKWRQSRSRLEDFGYRVEE; from the coding sequence ATGACCGACTCCTTTGACCCGGTCGGCTATAGCGCCATTCCCACCCCACCCGAGGGGTTTAAGTCCGGGTTTGTGGGCATTGTGGGCCGCCCCAACGTGGGCAAATCGACCCTGATGAATGCCCTGGTGGGCCAGAAGGTGGCGATTACCTCCCCCACTGCCCAAACCACCCGCAACCGCCTGCGCGGCATTTTGACCAACGACCAGGCCCAAATTATTTTTGTCGATACCCCCGGCATTCACAAGCCCCACCACGAGCTGGGCAAAATTTTGGTGAAAAACGCCCGTATGGCCATCGACTCGGTGGATGCCACCCTGTTCGTGGTCGATGGCAGCGTGGAGGCGGGGCGGGGCGACCAGTTTGTGGCCGAGCTGCTGGCCCACACCAGCGGCCCGGTGATCCTGGGTGTCAACAAAGTTGACCGGCAGCCGGAGGGAACCGAGGCGGTGGCCCCCCTCGACGCCAGCTACCAGCGGCTGGCCGACGCCCAGGGCTGGCCCCTGGTCAAGTTCTCGGCCCTGCACGAAACCAGCCTCGACACCCTGCTGGCCACCCTCATCGACCAGCTCGACCCCGGCCCCTACTACTACCCGCCCGATCTGGTCACCGACCAGCCCGAGCGCTTCATTATGGGCGAGCTGATTCGCGAGCAAATTTTGCTCAACACGCGGGAAGAAGTGCCGCACTCGGTGGCGATCGCCGTCGATCGGGTCGAAGAAGACATCAACATCACCCGCATTCTCGCCACCATCCACGTCGAGCGCGAGTCGCAAAAGGGCATTTTGATCGGCAAAAAGGGCAGCATGCTGAAGGTAATCGGCTCCGACGCCCGCCAGCAAATTCAAAAGCTGGTGATGGGCCAGGTATATTTGGAGCTGTTTGTTAAAGTAGTACCCAAATGGCGACAGTCCCGCAGCCGCCTCGAAGACTTCGGCTACCGGGTCGAGGAGTAG
- a CDS encoding secondary thiamine-phosphate synthase enzyme YjbQ: MTPSSATTRHHQQVLTLRSRGKSLQRFTADVEQVVRASGVETGLCTVFLRHTSASLIIQENADPDVLVDLENFLAQLVPEGHHYIHSTEGPDDMPAHIRTVLTHTSETIPVVQGRLALGTWQGLYLWEHRARGSAREVVVHVTGY; the protein is encoded by the coding sequence ATGACACCTTCTAGCGCCACCACCCGCCACCACCAGCAGGTGCTCACCCTGCGATCGCGGGGCAAGTCTCTCCAGCGGTTCACCGCCGATGTGGAACAGGTGGTGCGCGCCTCTGGGGTTGAAACCGGGCTGTGCACGGTGTTTTTGCGCCACACCTCCGCCAGCCTCATCATTCAAGAAAATGCCGACCCCGACGTACTGGTAGACCTGGAGAATTTTCTCGCTCAGCTAGTGCCCGAGGGCCATCACTACATCCACAGTACCGAAGGCCCCGACGACATGCCCGCCCACATTCGCACCGTACTGACCCACACCAGCGAGACTATTCCGGTAGTGCAGGGGCGGCTGGCCCTGGGCACCTGGCAGGGCCTCTACCTGTGGGAGCACCGGGCGCGGGGCTCAGCCCGCGAGGTGGTCGTCCACGTCACAGGCTACTAG
- a CDS encoding ribbon-helix-helix domain-containing protein, with protein sequence MPTLTRVSTTDMEVTSIRLERSLKEKLKALAGNRGYQALIRDILWQYVEQGLAENPAAGPTQLRADDICASFGAVAECEQVCALTGNPILAHTPMRLGLTAQGRLVPLCLE encoded by the coding sequence ATGCCAACCCTAACCCGCGTATCGACCACTGATATGGAAGTGACCAGCATTCGCCTGGAGCGATCGCTGAAGGAAAAACTCAAGGCTCTGGCGGGCAACCGAGGCTATCAGGCGTTGATTCGCGACATTCTCTGGCAGTACGTAGAGCAGGGGCTGGCTGAAAACCCCGCCGCAGGCCCCACCCAGCTCCGGGCCGATGACATCTGCGCCAGCTTTGGGGCGGTGGCCGAGTGCGAGCAGGTGTGTGCCCTGACCGGCAATCCAATTCTTGCCCATACACCCATGCGTTTGGGGCTGACGGCCCAGGGCCGCCTGGTGCCCCTATGCCTGGAGTGA
- a CDS encoding alr0857 family protein yields the protein MLKLTYSDTDLSIEHLDLTVEAMVTQRSLVALRAGLPLVVQPGYGAFALPADLATDLGDSGLEITPCDYDWLEVTLRGTWLTDCATSAEGILVVELGCALERQIAVLWQRSLGWVAAPCSQGG from the coding sequence ATGTTGAAGCTGACCTATTCCGATACAGACTTATCGATTGAGCATTTAGACCTCACCGTAGAAGCGATGGTGACCCAGCGCAGCCTGGTGGCGCTGCGGGCCGGGCTGCCCCTGGTGGTGCAGCCCGGCTACGGAGCCTTTGCCCTGCCCGCCGACCTGGCTACAGACTTAGGCGACAGCGGCCTGGAGATTACCCCCTGTGACTACGATTGGCTAGAGGTCACCCTGCGGGGCACCTGGCTGACCGACTGCGCCACCAGTGCAGAGGGCATTTTGGTGGTCGAATTGGGCTGCGCCCTAGAGCGGCAAATTGCGGTTCTGTGGCAGCGCAGCCTGGGCTGGGTCGCGGCCCCCTGCTCCCAGGGGGGCTGA
- the trxA gene encoding thioredoxin has translation MTDDATYLTLTADNFEAEVMQSPVPVLVDFWAAWCGPCRIMNPIVEELAETFAGRAKVAKLNVDEEDALALQYHVMAIPTLIFFQNGERVDTVEGVVAKDDLVARLEALVTANSAV, from the coding sequence ATGACTGATGATGCAACCTACCTCACCCTGACCGCCGACAACTTTGAGGCCGAGGTGATGCAAAGCCCTGTGCCGGTGCTGGTCGATTTTTGGGCCGCCTGGTGCGGCCCCTGTCGCATCATGAACCCCATCGTCGAAGAGCTGGCCGAAACCTTTGCCGGTCGGGCCAAGGTCGCCAAACTCAACGTCGATGAAGAGGACGCCCTGGCCCTCCAATATCACGTAATGGCCATCCCCACCCTGATCTTTTTCCAGAATGGGGAGCGGGTTGACACCGTTGAAGGGGTGGTCGCCAAGGATGATTTGGTGGCTCGCCTAGAGGCGCTGGTGACAGCCAACTCGGCGGTTTAG
- a CDS encoding DUF4870 domain-containing protein, with product MNQLDSNPESRMWAMIAHLSALSGFVVPFGNIIGPLLVWLIKRDEMSFVADQGKEALNFNISMTIYMLVAGVLLFVLIGIPLLIVLAIAWLVLAIVAGVKANEGIAYRYPLTLRLVK from the coding sequence ATGAACCAGCTTGATTCCAACCCAGAATCGCGCATGTGGGCAATGATTGCTCACCTCAGCGCTTTGTCCGGTTTCGTTGTGCCCTTCGGCAATATCATTGGCCCCCTGCTCGTCTGGCTGATCAAGCGCGATGAGATGTCGTTTGTCGCCGATCAGGGCAAAGAGGCCCTCAACTTCAACATTTCCATGACCATCTACATGCTGGTGGCTGGGGTTTTGCTCTTTGTGCTGATCGGCATTCCGCTGCTGATCGTGCTGGCTATAGCTTGGCTGGTACTGGCGATTGTGGCCGGGGTCAAGGCCAACGAGGGGATCGCCTACCGCTATCCCCTCACCCTGCGGCTGGTGAAGTAG
- the rpmF gene encoding 50S ribosomal protein L32: MAVPKKKTSKQKRDQRRATWKRTAALQAQKAMSLGKSVLTGRSTSFVYPTDDEDDDEE, from the coding sequence ATGGCGGTTCCCAAGAAGAAAACCTCCAAACAAAAGCGTGACCAGCGTCGCGCCACCTGGAAGCGCACCGCAGCGCTCCAGGCTCAAAAAGCGATGTCCCTGGGCAAGTCTGTGCTCACCGGACGGTCTACTAGCTTTGTCTATCCCACCGATGACGAGGATGACGACGAAGAGTAA
- a CDS encoding caspase family protein: MASHWPVIVGINQYQSLQPLMYAQFDALELRDFLVNEVGLPAQYCSLLTDISAVVYEGAAAPTREVMLQRLAQSCDRARPEDTVWFFFSGYGVQWQGNDYLLPIDADPNRIEQTGILVETLLNQLAQGNQRQSIVMLDMNRPQSALSPAPGGGHLGEQTLALAQRLEISLVLSCQPDQFSQETLAVRHGLFTEALIEGMRFHGCLTLVQLVDYLRDRIPELCQHHWRPVQNPVVAVPPGQQYAMLVPASLVGQMPLGVSPPPEMLPAPQPAPDLSLPEPPYLDKPSSLELVPTDSTSGGMAKPWPPARPTEPELPPGVLPEVSQPSTTSPSAAPLLPWQRWGIVAAGLLLLGVLWRNQNSFWGPGTSPESIPEAAAPPPPVAPTGESSAQANPVETVGEPLFPGTAASGAEALERARNALNQRQFGEALSWLTQIPEDERPVDYQALVNQAETGYTNAELSGGAALNQARRLIEPVSASLFNDAIEQARQVPVGDPAYDQAQADIERWSRVILDLAEGRAASGDLEGAISAARLVPEDQGETWGQAQAQIQTWEQSRVNRQLLQEAQGLLQPDQATSFEAAIAIVQQIPPDYPESAIAQERIDQWSRDILAIARARAAAGQIPGAIAAAGLVPPNTSAYDQAQQEIQQWQGQ; this comes from the coding sequence ATGGCAAGCCACTGGCCGGTTATTGTTGGCATCAATCAATATCAATCGCTTCAGCCCCTGATGTACGCCCAGTTCGATGCCCTCGAGCTGCGGGATTTTTTGGTTAACGAGGTGGGGCTGCCCGCTCAGTACTGCTCACTGCTGACGGATATCTCGGCGGTGGTGTACGAGGGGGCCGCCGCGCCGACCCGCGAGGTAATGCTGCAACGGCTGGCCCAGAGCTGCGATCGCGCCCGCCCCGAAGATACGGTGTGGTTTTTCTTTAGCGGCTACGGGGTGCAGTGGCAGGGCAACGACTACCTGCTGCCCATCGATGCCGACCCCAACCGCATTGAGCAAACCGGCATTTTGGTAGAAACGCTGCTGAATCAGCTGGCCCAGGGCAACCAGCGCCAGTCGATAGTCATGCTTGACATGAACCGGCCCCAGAGCGCCCTCAGCCCCGCTCCGGGAGGCGGTCATCTGGGTGAGCAAACCCTGGCCTTGGCCCAGCGGCTAGAGATTTCTCTGGTGCTCTCCTGCCAGCCCGATCAATTTTCCCAGGAGACGCTGGCGGTGCGCCACGGACTGTTTACCGAAGCCCTGATCGAAGGGATGCGGTTCCACGGCTGTTTGACCCTGGTACAGCTGGTGGACTACCTGCGCGATCGCATTCCCGAGCTGTGTCAGCACCACTGGCGACCGGTGCAAAACCCCGTGGTGGCGGTGCCCCCTGGGCAGCAGTACGCTATGCTGGTGCCCGCCAGTCTGGTGGGCCAGATGCCCCTTGGGGTGTCGCCCCCACCCGAGATGCTGCCAGCCCCTCAGCCAGCGCCAGACCTTTCCCTGCCGGAACCGCCGTACCTGGACAAGCCCAGCTCCCTTGAGCTGGTGCCGACAGATTCCACCAGCGGTGGCATGGCCAAACCCTGGCCTCCGGCCCGGCCTACGGAACCTGAGCTGCCGCCGGGAGTTTTGCCCGAGGTGTCTCAGCCCTCGACGACAAGCCCGTCCGCTGCCCCCCTGCTACCCTGGCAGCGCTGGGGCATTGTAGCGGCGGGGCTGCTGCTGCTGGGCGTGCTGTGGCGCAACCAGAATAGCTTCTGGGGGCCAGGGACATCGCCCGAATCGATCCCCGAGGCCGCTGCCCCACCGCCCCCCGTAGCGCCGACCGGCGAGTCCTCTGCGCAGGCCAATCCGGTTGAGACGGTGGGCGAGCCGCTGTTTCCGGGGACGGCGGCCAGCGGTGCCGAGGCCCTAGAGCGGGCCAGAAACGCCCTCAACCAGCGTCAGTTTGGCGAAGCGCTGAGCTGGTTGACCCAGATTCCTGAGGATGAGCGCCCCGTAGACTATCAGGCCCTCGTCAACCAGGCCGAGACCGGCTATACCAATGCCGAGCTATCTGGAGGGGCCGCCCTCAACCAGGCCCGCCGTCTGATTGAGCCGGTGTCGGCCTCCCTGTTTAACGACGCCATTGAGCAGGCTCGCCAGGTGCCGGTCGGTGACCCGGCCTACGACCAGGCCCAGGCCGACATCGAGCGCTGGAGTCGAGTGATTTTAGACCTCGCCGAGGGCCGAGCGGCCTCGGGCGATCTGGAGGGGGCGATTTCGGCAGCCCGGCTGGTGCCCGAAGACCAGGGCGAAACCTGGGGTCAGGCCCAGGCCCAAATTCAAACGTGGGAGCAGAGCCGGGTCAATCGGCAGCTGCTGCAAGAGGCCCAGGGGCTGCTGCAGCCCGACCAGGCGACTTCCTTTGAGGCGGCGATCGCCATCGTCCAGCAAATTCCCCCCGACTACCCCGAGTCGGCGATCGCCCAGGAGCGCATTGACCAGTGGAGCCGCGATATTTTGGCGATCGCCCGCGCCCGCGCCGCCGCAGGCCAGATCCCCGGTGCGATCGCCGCCGCTGGCCTGGTGCCCCCCAATACCAGCGCCTACGACCAGGCTCAGCAGGAGATTCAGCAGTGGCAGGGGCAGTAG
- a CDS encoding DUF427 domain-containing protein, protein MFSPPNRITPGPGQESVWDYPRPPRLEDSTRHIRVVFNGVVIADSQRTKRVLETSHPPTYYIPPEDVQMQYFQPVPRSTFCEWKGAAVYFTVAVGERVAEQVAWAYPQPTEAFESIANYIALYPSRMEACYVDDELVQSQPGDFYGGWITSDVVGPFKGDPGTWGW, encoded by the coding sequence ATGTTCTCCCCCCCCAACCGCATCACCCCCGGCCCCGGCCAAGAATCCGTCTGGGACTACCCGCGTCCGCCCCGGCTAGAAGACTCGACGCGGCATATTCGCGTGGTGTTTAACGGCGTGGTGATTGCCGACTCGCAGCGCACCAAGCGGGTGCTAGAGACCAGCCATCCGCCGACCTACTACATTCCCCCCGAGGATGTGCAGATGCAGTATTTTCAGCCGGTGCCCCGCTCTACATTCTGCGAATGGAAAGGGGCGGCGGTGTACTTTACGGTGGCGGTGGGCGAACGAGTTGCCGAGCAGGTTGCCTGGGCCTATCCCCAGCCCACAGAGGCATTTGAGAGCATTGCCAACTACATTGCTCTCTACCCCAGCCGCATGGAAGCCTGCTACGTCGATGATGAACTGGTACAGTCCCAGCCCGGCGACTTCTACGGCGGCTGGATTACCTCAGACGTCGTTGGCCCCTTCAAAGGCGACCCCGGCACCTGGGGCTGGTAG
- the murD gene encoding UDP-N-acetylmuramoyl-L-alanine--D-glutamate ligase, protein MKNAHVIGLGKSGVAAARLLHREGWQVVLSDRGISPALVTQQEALRQDGITVLLDYSFVPDSRTNLLVVSPGVPWDSSALVAARENGLEVIGETELAWRFLQDRPWVGITGTNGKTTTTALTAAIFQAAGLNAPACGNIGYAACELALEPTVPDWVIAELSSYQIEASATLAPQIGLWTTLTPDHLQRHGTVANYAQIKATLMHRSELAVFNGDDPYLRQHLPEAFPAAYWTSAGGKRAIAPLRPSAYIDDGWVKFEGIPIVRADALRMVGDHNQQNLLLAVTAACLAELDTEAIAAGVTAFPGVPHRLEHICTWQGIDFINDSKATNYDAAEVGLRSVAAPAVLIAGGEAKEGDDTAWVQRIHERAATVLLIGDAAPQFAQRLEASGYANYTIVETLERAVERSAEVAPALGAAVVLLSPACASFDQYPNFEQRGEHFRQLCQERFS, encoded by the coding sequence ATGAAAAACGCCCATGTGATTGGTCTGGGGAAGTCAGGGGTAGCGGCGGCGCGGCTGCTGCACCGGGAGGGCTGGCAGGTGGTGCTGAGCGATCGCGGCATCAGCCCGGCTCTCGTCACCCAGCAGGAGGCCCTGCGCCAGGACGGCATCACCGTGCTGCTCGACTACAGCTTTGTGCCCGACAGCCGCACCAACCTGCTGGTGGTCAGCCCCGGCGTGCCGTGGGATAGCTCCGCCCTGGTGGCCGCCCGCGAAAACGGGCTGGAAGTGATTGGCGAAACCGAGCTGGCCTGGCGGTTTCTGCAAGATCGCCCCTGGGTCGGCATCACCGGCACCAACGGCAAAACCACCACCACGGCCCTCACCGCCGCCATCTTCCAGGCCGCCGGGCTCAACGCGCCCGCCTGCGGCAACATCGGCTATGCCGCCTGCGAACTGGCCCTGGAGCCCACGGTGCCCGACTGGGTGATCGCCGAGCTGAGCAGCTACCAGATCGAGGCCTCGGCCACCCTGGCTCCGCAGATCGGCCTGTGGACGACGCTCACCCCCGACCACCTCCAGCGCCACGGCACCGTTGCCAACTACGCCCAGATCAAGGCCACGCTGATGCACCGTTCCGAGCTGGCGGTGTTTAACGGCGACGACCCCTACCTGCGCCAGCACCTGCCGGAGGCGTTTCCCGCCGCCTACTGGACGAGCGCCGGGGGCAAGCGGGCGATCGCGCCCCTGCGGCCCAGCGCCTACATCGACGACGGCTGGGTGAAGTTTGAGGGCATCCCCATTGTGCGGGCCGATGCGCTGCGCATGGTGGGCGACCACAACCAGCAAAACCTGCTGCTGGCGGTGACGGCGGCCTGTTTGGCCGAGCTAGATACGGAGGCGATCGCCGCCGGAGTGACCGCCTTCCCCGGCGTGCCCCATCGCCTGGAGCACATCTGCACCTGGCAAGGGATTGATTTTATCAATGACTCGAAGGCAACCAACTACGATGCGGCTGAGGTGGGGCTGCGATCGGTGGCGGCCCCAGCCGTGCTGATTGCCGGTGGCGAAGCCAAGGAAGGTGACGACACCGCCTGGGTGCAGCGCATCCACGAACGGGCCGCCACCGTACTGCTGATTGGCGACGCCGCTCCCCAGTTTGCCCAGCGGCTAGAGGCCAGCGGGTATGCCAACTACACCATTGTCGAAACCCTGGAGCGAGCGGTGGAGCGGAGCGCTGAGGTAGCCCCAGCCCTGGGAGCCGCAGTGGTGCTGCTCTCCCCAGCCTGCGCCAGCTTTGATCAGTATCCCAACTTTGAGCAGCGGGGTGAACACTTTCGCCAGCTCTGCCAGGAGCGGTTTTCCTAG
- the glyS gene encoding glycine--tRNA ligase subunit beta has translation MATFLLEVGTEELPASFVSDALHQWQSRIPAELAEQALTPEAVRFYGTPRRLAVMLEGLPDRQSDRTEEVKGPPAQAAFKDGQPTKAAEGFARSRGVEVSALEVRDTDKGAFVFVNQEIPGRAATDILTELIPQWILGLEGKRFMRWGDGDLRFPRPIRWLVALMDSEVLPITLENGSLVCTSDRISQGHRVLHPAPVPLRRAQDYVEALRHACVEIDPAARRLLIQHQVEETAKTLGGVPMISPALLDEVTNLVEWPTAVVGKFDTEFLDLPPEVAIIEMESHQRYFPLKQKADALALMPSFITISNGDPSKDVIIAEGNARVIRARLSDGKFFFDADRAQPLDAFVAKLETVTFEERLGSMAAKVKRIGTVADHLCDQLNLGAQPRQHIRRAAYLCKADLVTQMVGEFPELQGVMGQKYALHSGEPEAVATAIVEHYLPKGAQDSLPQTLAGQVVGIADRLDTLVGIFSTGQLPTGSSDPFALRRAANAVLNIIWAAGLPLNLAKLLDTVVQDFAQDPTLAINAPEALRTQLHDFFLQRVQTLLQDEQGIDYDLVNAVLSDRALSDPLDVKDRALFLQGMRRNGRMDKVYETVNRATRLAAQGTLDTDVLDPEGVIDAAKLEAKAEKAFFEALKTLVPQTQAAQASRNYDQLVAGLEQVAPVVSGFFDGPDSVLVMADEPAVRQNRLNLLGLLRNHALVLGDFGAIVKG, from the coding sequence ATGGCGACATTTTTACTGGAAGTTGGCACCGAAGAACTGCCCGCCAGTTTCGTTAGCGATGCCCTCCACCAGTGGCAGAGCCGCATTCCTGCCGAGCTGGCAGAGCAGGCCCTGACCCCGGAAGCGGTGCGCTTCTACGGCACCCCCCGCCGCCTGGCGGTGATGCTCGAGGGGCTGCCCGACCGCCAGAGCGATCGCACCGAAGAGGTCAAAGGCCCACCGGCCCAGGCGGCCTTTAAAGACGGTCAGCCCACCAAAGCCGCCGAGGGGTTTGCCAGATCCAGAGGCGTCGAGGTGTCTGCCCTGGAGGTGCGCGACACCGACAAAGGGGCGTTTGTGTTTGTCAACCAGGAGATTCCGGGGCGGGCCGCCACTGACATTTTGACCGAGCTGATTCCCCAGTGGATTTTGGGGCTGGAGGGCAAGCGGTTTATGCGCTGGGGCGACGGCGACCTGCGGTTTCCGCGCCCGATTCGCTGGCTGGTGGCGCTGATGGACAGCGAGGTGCTGCCCATTACTCTCGAGAACGGGTCGCTGGTCTGCACGAGCGATCGCATCTCCCAGGGCCACCGGGTGCTGCACCCCGCGCCTGTACCCCTGCGCCGCGCCCAGGACTACGTTGAGGCCCTGCGCCACGCCTGCGTCGAAATCGACCCCGCCGCCCGCCGTCTGCTGATCCAGCACCAGGTGGAGGAAACGGCCAAGACCCTGGGGGGCGTGCCGATGATTTCCCCGGCCCTGCTCGACGAAGTCACCAACCTGGTGGAGTGGCCCACCGCCGTCGTGGGCAAGTTCGACACCGAATTTCTCGACCTGCCGCCGGAGGTCGCCATTATCGAGATGGAGAGCCACCAGCGCTACTTTCCCCTCAAACAGAAGGCCGACGCTCTGGCGCTGATGCCCAGCTTTATCACCATCTCCAACGGCGACCCCAGCAAAGACGTGATCATTGCCGAGGGCAACGCCCGGGTGATTCGTGCCCGCCTTTCCGACGGCAAATTTTTCTTTGATGCCGATCGCGCCCAGCCCCTCGACGCCTTTGTCGCCAAGCTCGAAACCGTCACCTTTGAAGAACGACTGGGGTCGATGGCCGCCAAGGTGAAGCGCATCGGCACCGTGGCCGACCACCTCTGCGACCAGCTCAACCTGGGGGCTCAGCCCCGCCAGCACATTCGCCGCGCCGCCTACCTGTGCAAGGCCGACCTGGTCACCCAAATGGTGGGCGAATTTCCCGAGCTCCAGGGGGTGATGGGGCAGAAGTACGCCCTCCACAGCGGCGAGCCCGAGGCCGTGGCCACTGCCATCGTCGAGCACTACCTACCTAAAGGAGCGCAGGATAGCCTGCCCCAAACCCTGGCCGGTCAGGTGGTGGGCATCGCCGATCGCCTCGATACCCTGGTCGGTATCTTCAGCACCGGCCAGCTGCCCACGGGTTCCTCCGACCCCTTCGCCCTCAGGCGGGCTGCCAACGCGGTGCTGAACATCATCTGGGCGGCGGGGCTGCCCCTGAATCTGGCGAAACTGCTGGACACCGTCGTGCAGGACTTTGCTCAGGATCCAACCCTGGCGATCAACGCCCCCGAAGCGCTGCGCACCCAGCTTCACGATTTCTTCTTGCAGCGGGTGCAAACCCTGCTGCAAGACGAGCAGGGCATCGACTACGACCTGGTGAATGCGGTGCTGAGCGACCGCGCCCTCAGCGATCCGCTGGATGTCAAAGATCGCGCTCTGTTTTTACAAGGAATGCGCCGTAATGGCCGCATGGACAAGGTCTACGAAACCGTCAACCGGGCCACTCGCCTGGCCGCCCAGGGCACCCTCGACACCGATGTGCTCGACCCCGAGGGCGTGATTGACGCCGCCAAGCTCGAGGCCAAGGCTGAAAAGGCCTTTTTTGAAGCGCTCAAAACCCTGGTGCCCCAGACCCAGGCCGCCCAGGCCAGCCGCAACTACGACCAGCTGGTGGCGGGCCTGGAGCAGGTGGCCCCGGTGGTCAGCGGCTTTTTTGACGGCCCCGACAGCGTGCTGGTGATGGCCGATGAGCCAGCGGTGCGGCAAAACCGCCTCAACCTGCTGGGGCTGCTGCGCAACCACGCCCTGGTGCTGGGCGACTTTGGTGCCATCGTTAAGGGGTAG
- a CDS encoding adenylate/guanylate cyclase domain-containing protein, with product MTNASPDSGTTSGIILVAPVADSPLGPLVELLDGLRAAGYEVRQVSGEDDIIAATEADPPDLILLALEQFDTAAMRLCHRLKKRPLTRQVAVAVIGQDQALARRLRAFEFGVVDYIDQALWAEEAAARIKAQVATHRFQRRLRQQAQRAVSAGSATNLLADLQKALRRQAQLLQAQNLQLQQEMQEREQAQQALRLEQQKSEQLLLNILPRAVVDKLKQLEGSLAERFDDVTILFADIVNFTPLAAQISPLELVNWLNQIFSAFDRLAEQYQLEKIKTIGDAYMVVGGLPLPRADHAETIMEMALAMQEAAAHITRNDGQKFQLRIGLNTGPVVAGVIGIKKFSYDLWGDAVNIASRMEAQGVPGKIQITEATYQRLKHRYPFEEVGQVMVKGHGYLTTYQYSGPGQKA from the coding sequence ATGACCAACGCTTCGCCAGATTCCGGCACAACCTCCGGCATCATTCTAGTGGCACCAGTGGCCGACAGTCCCCTTGGGCCCCTGGTGGAATTGTTGGACGGCTTGCGGGCAGCGGGGTACGAGGTGCGCCAGGTGAGCGGCGAAGACGACATCATCGCGGCGACCGAGGCCGACCCCCCCGACCTGATTTTGCTGGCCCTAGAACAGTTTGACACCGCTGCCATGCGGTTGTGCCACCGCCTCAAAAAGCGCCCCCTAACCCGTCAGGTAGCAGTGGCCGTGATCGGCCAGGACCAGGCTTTGGCCCGACGACTGCGGGCCTTCGAATTTGGCGTAGTTGACTATATAGACCAGGCTCTCTGGGCAGAGGAAGCCGCCGCCCGCATCAAAGCCCAGGTCGCCACCCACCGGTTCCAGCGGCGGCTGCGGCAGCAGGCCCAGCGGGCGGTGTCGGCGGGCAGCGCCACCAACCTGCTCGCCGATCTGCAAAAGGCTCTGCGCCGCCAGGCCCAGCTGTTGCAGGCCCAAAACCTTCAGCTTCAGCAGGAAATGCAGGAGCGCGAACAGGCCCAGCAGGCCCTGCGCCTAGAGCAGCAAAAGTCTGAGCAGCTGTTGTTAAACATTCTGCCCCGGGCGGTGGTTGACAAGCTCAAGCAGCTGGAGGGGTCGCTGGCCGAGCGCTTTGACGATGTCACCATTCTCTTCGCCGATATCGTCAACTTCACCCCCCTGGCCGCCCAGATCAGCCCCCTGGAGCTGGTCAACTGGCTCAACCAGATCTTCTCTGCCTTCGATCGCCTGGCCGAGCAGTACCAGCTGGAGAAAATCAAAACCATCGGCGATGCCTACATGGTGGTAGGGGGGCTGCCCTTGCCCCGCGCCGACCATGCCGAAACCATTATGGAAATGGCCCTGGCCATGCAGGAGGCCGCTGCCCACATCACCCGCAACGATGGGCAGAAGTTTCAGCTGCGCATTGGCCTGAATACCGGGCCAGTGGTGGCCGGAGTAATTGGCATTAAAAAGTTTAGCTATGACCTCTGGGGCGATGCGGTCAATATCGCCAGCCGCATGGAGGCCCAGGGGGTACCGGGCAAAATTCAAATCACCGAGGCCACCTACCAGCGCCTCAAGCACCGCTACCCCTTCGAGGAGGTGGGCCAGGTGATGGTCAAGGGCCACGGCTATCTGACCACCTACCAATACAGCGGCCCTGGGCAAAAAGCTTGA